The Populus nigra chromosome 14, ddPopNigr1.1, whole genome shotgun sequence genome has a segment encoding these proteins:
- the LOC133673013 gene encoding protein HEAT INTOLERANT 4-like, with protein MRKGAKRKRSQKEEEAAPAPDNHKTAESTKPPTRAKRVKASKPEPEPEYFEDQRNLEDLWKQIFPVGTEWDQLDKVYGFNWNFSNLENAFEEGGVLHGKTVYLFGCTEPQLVPFKDENILIYIPAVVAVVSPFPPSNKIGIKSVQREVEEIIPMKQMKMDWVPYIPLEDRESRVDRLRHQIFILSCTQRRAALKHLKIDRIKKYEYCLPYFYNPLQEDELEQSTEVQIIFPSEPKPIFCEFDWELDELQEFIDKLIQEEELSEDQKDAFKEFVKEKVREAKKANREAREARRKALEEMSEETRRAIENLRFYKFYPVQTPDTPDISKVKASFINRYYGKAHEVL; from the exons ATGAGGAAAGGAGCCAAGAGAAAGAGAAgccagaaagaagaagaagctgctCCTGCTCCTGACAACCACAAAACCGCCGAATCGACCAAGCCACCTACTAGAGCTAAGCGGGTCAAGGCATCCAAACCCGAACCCGAACCTGAATACTTCGAGGACCAGCGCAACTTG GAAGATTTATGGAAGCAAATATTCCCCGTCGGTACAGAG TGGGATCAATTGGACAAGGTTTACGGATTTAACTGGAATTTCTCTAATCTAGAG AATGCATTTGAAGAAGGAGGTGTTCTACATGGGAAGACAGTTTACCTTTTCGGGTGTACAGAGC CTCAACTGGTTCCTTTCAAGGATGAAAACATATTAATCTACATACCTGCAGTGGTGGCG GTTGTATCTCCTTTCCCTCCTTCTAATAAGATTGGAATTAAGTCAGTTCAGAGGGAGGTTGAAGAAATAATTCCCATGAAGCAAATGAAAATGGACTGGGTTCCTTATATACCTTTGGAAGACAG AGAAAGCCGAGTTGATAGACTGAGACatcagatttttattttgagttgcaCTCAGAGAAG GGCTGCTTTGAAACATTTGAAGATTGATCGGATCAAGAAATACGAGTACTGCTTACCTT ATTTCTACAACCCTCTTCAAGAAGATGAGCTTGAGCAGAGCACTGAGGTTCAAATAATTTTCCCATCAGAACCAAAGCCA ATTTTCTGTGAATTTGATTGGGAATTAGATGAACTTCAg GAGTTCATTGATAAGCTGATCCAGGAGGAGGAATTATCTGAAGATCAAAAGGATGCCTTTAAG GAATTTGTCAAGGAGAAAGTTCGAGAAGCGAAGAAAGCTAATAGAGAG GCTAGGGAAGCCAGGAGAAAGGCCCTGGAAGAAATGAGTGAGGAAACTAGAAGAGCGATAGAAAATCTGAGGTTCTACAAGTTCTATCCTGTGCAAACGCCTGATACACCTGACATATCAAAAGTGAAG GCATCATTTATAAACAGATACTATGGGAAGGCTCATGAGGTTCTGTGA